A genomic segment from Luteolibacter ambystomatis encodes:
- the gspG gene encoding type II secretion system major pseudopilin GspG gives MKTTRTLRSAARRGFTLLEMVIVLGIIAMILGGAIFAMKGIGTQAKITQVDADMKSLQSSLEMYKINAGSYPSTGEGFQALVTRPASAKRWAKSLDQVPLDPWRNQYGYKFPGRKKPAEFEIISKGPDGVEGTEDDISNQD, from the coding sequence ATGAAAACCACCCGCACACTCCGTTCCGCGGCCCGCCGCGGCTTCACCCTGCTCGAAATGGTCATCGTGCTCGGAATCATCGCCATGATCCTCGGCGGCGCGATCTTCGCGATGAAGGGTATCGGTACCCAGGCCAAGATCACCCAGGTGGACGCCGACATGAAGTCGCTCCAGTCCTCCTTGGAAATGTACAAGATCAACGCTGGCAGTTATCCATCGACGGGTGAGGGTTTCCAAGCCTTGGTGACCCGCCCCGCGAGCGCGAAGCGCTGGGCGAAGAGCCTCGATCAGGTGCCGCTCGATCCCTGGAGAAACCAGTATGGTTACAAGTTCCCGGGCCGCAAGAAGCCGGCGGAATTTGAGATCATCAGCAAGGGGCCGGACGGCGTTGAAGGCACGGAAGATGATATCAGCAACCAAGACTGA
- a CDS encoding pilus assembly FimT family protein, whose translation MISATKTDRFGRPVRSPRDGFTLLEIVMVLAIVAMVIGGAVAMMVYSSSERQLRRASVDIEVMAKRARTIALLQQKPYAIVFMPGKIRLMPLAETTGVEDSLSSSRGSTRSSHSAEKPSEDDQPSPSAAAQQPVYDEIPVNSDMTLNVRRWASDKWLPMDERRPQIWRFDPEGLCEPISVRLVYEESWIEDTFNPLTASIADSATEFK comes from the coding sequence ATGATATCAGCAACCAAGACTGATCGTTTCGGACGGCCCGTTCGTTCGCCGCGCGATGGCTTCACCTTGCTCGAAATCGTCATGGTGCTGGCCATCGTCGCCATGGTCATCGGCGGTGCGGTGGCCATGATGGTGTACAGCTCTTCGGAGCGCCAACTCCGGCGGGCCTCCGTGGATATCGAAGTGATGGCGAAGCGCGCCCGCACCATCGCCCTGCTCCAGCAGAAGCCGTATGCGATCGTGTTCATGCCGGGGAAAATCCGCCTGATGCCTCTGGCGGAGACCACCGGAGTGGAGGACTCGCTTTCCTCCAGCCGCGGATCAACCCGCTCGTCGCACTCCGCGGAGAAACCATCTGAAGACGACCAGCCGTCCCCATCCGCCGCGGCCCAACAGCCCGTTTACGATGAGATCCCGGTCAATTCCGACATGACCCTGAACGTCCGCCGCTGGGCCAGCGACAAATGGCTGCCCATGGACGAACGGCGTCCCCAGATCTGGCGATTCGATCCGGAAGGCCTTTGCGAGCCCATCAGCGTCCGTCTGGTTTATGAGGAAAGCTGGATCGAAGACACCTTCAATCCCCTGACGGCGTCCATCGCGGACTCCGCTACTGAATTCAAATGA